The Streptomyces sp. Je 1-332 genome has a window encoding:
- a CDS encoding FAD-dependent oxidoreductase: protein MTSSTPSPPPPVVVIGGGLAGVRLAQRLGGDGEGASGVTLIGEEPHAPYNRVLLADVLSGRLDPEVIALPPTPGEFLRTRAVRVDRADRLVHCADGSVVPYGTLVLATGSNPVLPPLRGLFEPGATELPRGVHAFRTMDDCLALSEAARPGTRVIVIGGGLLGVSAARALAVRGAQVVLTQQGDRLMERQLDPAASALVHQHLTELGVEVHTECRVRGVRQADGAIRSVELADGYVLGTDLTVLACGVRPRTGLAQAAGLDVRRGVVVDDELRTSDPHIRAIGDCAEHSGEARCLAAPALEQADALADSLLSPRDARPYSGTRALTRLTLHNGRPGSAPLDLAAFGDPEHRPDDDVVQLADATRGTYRKVIVRGDRLVGGVLLGELTAVGALARAWEADDQLPDDGSPLLHLLTNDGGL from the coding sequence ATGACCTCATCGACCCCGAGCCCCCCGCCCCCCGTGGTGGTCATCGGCGGCGGCCTCGCCGGCGTCCGTCTCGCCCAGCGCCTCGGGGGCGACGGCGAAGGCGCCTCCGGGGTCACCCTCATCGGGGAGGAGCCGCACGCACCGTACAACCGCGTGCTCCTCGCCGACGTCCTCTCCGGACGACTCGACCCCGAGGTCATCGCCCTGCCGCCCACCCCCGGCGAGTTCCTCCGCACCCGCGCCGTCCGCGTCGACCGCGCCGACCGGCTCGTGCACTGCGCGGACGGCAGCGTCGTCCCGTACGGCACCCTCGTCCTCGCGACCGGCTCGAACCCCGTGCTCCCGCCACTCCGCGGCCTCTTCGAACCCGGCGCCACCGAACTGCCGCGCGGCGTGCACGCCTTCCGGACCATGGACGACTGCCTGGCCCTGTCCGAGGCCGCGCGGCCAGGAACCCGCGTCATCGTCATCGGCGGCGGCCTCCTCGGCGTATCGGCCGCCCGCGCGCTGGCCGTGCGCGGCGCCCAGGTCGTCCTCACCCAGCAGGGCGACCGCCTCATGGAGCGCCAGCTCGACCCCGCCGCGAGCGCGCTCGTGCACCAGCACCTCACCGAACTCGGGGTCGAGGTGCACACCGAGTGCCGCGTACGGGGGGTGCGCCAGGCCGACGGGGCCATCCGCTCGGTGGAGCTCGCCGACGGCTACGTACTCGGCACCGACCTCACCGTCCTCGCCTGCGGCGTCCGCCCCCGCACGGGCCTCGCGCAGGCGGCGGGCCTCGACGTGCGCCGCGGCGTCGTCGTCGACGACGAACTGCGTACCTCCGACCCGCACATCCGCGCCATCGGCGACTGCGCCGAGCACTCCGGCGAGGCCCGCTGCCTCGCAGCACCCGCCCTTGAACAGGCCGACGCGCTGGCGGACAGCCTGCTCTCCCCGCGGGACGCGCGTCCGTACTCCGGCACCCGCGCCCTCACCCGCCTCACCCTGCACAACGGACGCCCCGGCTCCGCTCCCCTGGACCTGGCGGCCTTCGGCGACCCCGAGCACCGGCCCGACGACGACGTCGTCCAGCTCGCGGACGCCACCCGTGGCACGTACCGCAAGGTCATCGTGCGCGGCGACCGGCTCGTCGGCGGTGTGCTGCTCGGCGAGCTGACCGCCGTCGGCGCGCTCGCCCGCGCCTGGGAGGCCGACGACCAGCTGCCCGACGACGGCAGCCCCCTGCTCCACCTGCTCACCAACGACGGAGGCCTCTGA
- a CDS encoding TSUP family transporter, which yields MPDISLTTVVVLCIAALAAGWIDAVVGGGGLLLLPALLLGLPAGTQATHALGTNKAVAIVGTTGAAVTYVRKTRVDVPTAVRIGLAALAGSMGGAFFAAGMSTEVLKPVIMVVLLGVGAFVIFRPAFGTAPPARPASPKRILAAIGLAGLGIGFYDGLIGPGTGTFLVLALTAVLHLDLVSASATAKIVNCCTNAGALAMFAWQGAVLWQLAGLMAVFNLAGGMLGAHTALKKGSGFVRIVLLTTVFGLVAKMAYEQWLA from the coding sequence ATGCCCGACATATCGCTGACCACCGTCGTCGTCCTCTGCATCGCCGCCCTCGCGGCAGGCTGGATCGACGCGGTGGTCGGCGGCGGGGGACTGCTCCTCCTGCCCGCCCTGCTCCTCGGCCTGCCGGCCGGGACCCAGGCCACGCATGCGCTGGGGACGAACAAGGCCGTCGCCATCGTCGGGACGACCGGCGCCGCGGTGACGTACGTCAGGAAGACGCGGGTCGACGTGCCCACCGCCGTACGGATCGGTCTCGCCGCGCTCGCCGGATCCATGGGCGGCGCCTTCTTCGCGGCCGGCATGAGCACCGAGGTGCTCAAGCCCGTGATCATGGTGGTGCTGCTCGGCGTCGGGGCCTTCGTCATCTTCAGGCCCGCCTTCGGCACCGCGCCGCCGGCCCGCCCCGCCTCGCCCAAGCGCATCCTCGCCGCCATCGGCCTCGCGGGCCTCGGCATCGGGTTCTACGACGGGCTCATCGGGCCCGGCACCGGCACCTTCCTGGTGCTCGCGCTGACCGCCGTGCTCCACCTCGACCTGGTGTCGGCCTCGGCCACCGCCAAGATCGTCAACTGCTGCACGAACGCGGGCGCCCTCGCGATGTTCGCCTGGCAGGGCGCGGTCCTGTGGCAACTGGCCGGCCTGATGGCCGTCTTCAACCTCGCGGGCGGCATGCTCGGCGCGCACACCGCCCTCAAGAAGGGCAGCGGCTTCGTCCGGATCGTGCTGCTCACCACGGTGTTCGGCCTGGTGGCGAAGATGGCGTACGAACAGTGGCTCGCGTAG
- the cutA gene encoding divalent-cation tolerance protein CutA, whose translation MKSTYATESGPARAAVLTVLTTTDTAQKAEALASGAVAARVAACAQVVGPVTSVYRWEGAVETAQEWQVLFKTAAARYEELEAWLTEAHDYDTPEIIATPVVRGSAAYLEWVERETAP comes from the coding sequence ATGAAGTCGACGTACGCAACGGAATCAGGCCCCGCACGGGCGGCGGTGCTCACCGTGCTCACCACGACCGACACCGCGCAGAAGGCGGAAGCCCTCGCGAGCGGCGCGGTGGCGGCGCGGGTCGCCGCCTGTGCGCAGGTAGTGGGGCCCGTCACCTCCGTCTACCGATGGGAGGGCGCCGTCGAGACGGCACAGGAGTGGCAGGTGCTGTTCAAGACGGCCGCCGCGCGGTACGAGGAACTGGAGGCCTGGCTGACCGAGGCCCACGACTACGACACCCCCGAGATCATCGCGACGCCCGTCGTGCGGGGGAGCGCGGCGTACCTGGAGTGGGTGGAGCGGGAGACGGCCCCATGA
- a CDS encoding ferredoxin reductase family protein, giving the protein MTTDVADATDSSLDAYPALAAYLRQTEGTPVSPVPPMPAEPPRPRAATPATPVTPIRLTPTTLRNGILGVGLAVTALWAVQAEPSARLDVLFATGAHLTGLLAGYGVLVMLFLMARVPAVEHGVGADRLARLHALGGRYVLSLCVGHALLALCGYAVHADTDLLSAGLDLLGYPGLALACAGTALLLAVGVTSARAMRRRVPHETWRAVHLLTYLGAALAFVHQLAGPDVAGGILTVWAWSMLHATVAVLLVWYRVVVPVRQALKHSLRVIDVRDEGPGVVSVVMQGIGLDELRAEPGQFFRWRFLRRRLWRTALPFSLSAPVRDDTLRITVKALGDHTRRMRRLKPGTRVLATGPFGALTAHRRTQRKVLLLAGGVGITPMRALFETLPGGPGDITLLYRAGSAEQLVLRAELEEIARSRGAGLHYLLGRSDASFDPLAPQALRNLIPDLAEHDVYLCGPPAMASSATAALLRAGVPQERIHAEFFTF; this is encoded by the coding sequence GTGACCACCGACGTAGCCGACGCAACCGATTCCAGCCTTGACGCCTACCCCGCCCTTGCCGCGTACCTGCGGCAGACGGAGGGGACGCCGGTTTCGCCGGTTCCGCCCATGCCTGCGGAGCCCCCACGGCCCCGGGCCGCCACCCCCGCCACCCCCGTCACCCCCATCCGCCTCACCCCCACCACCCTGCGCAACGGAATCCTCGGCGTAGGCCTCGCCGTCACCGCGCTCTGGGCCGTGCAAGCCGAACCCTCGGCCCGGCTCGACGTGTTGTTCGCGACCGGAGCCCACCTCACCGGACTGCTCGCGGGGTACGGCGTTCTCGTCATGCTGTTCCTGATGGCCCGCGTGCCCGCGGTCGAGCACGGCGTCGGCGCCGACCGGCTCGCCCGGCTGCACGCCCTCGGCGGTCGCTACGTGCTCAGCCTGTGCGTCGGCCACGCCCTGCTCGCCCTGTGCGGATACGCCGTCCACGCCGACACCGACCTCCTCAGCGCGGGCCTCGACCTGCTCGGCTACCCGGGCCTCGCCCTGGCCTGCGCGGGCACCGCCCTGCTGCTCGCCGTCGGCGTCACATCGGCGCGCGCGATGCGCCGCCGCGTCCCGCACGAGACCTGGCGGGCCGTGCACCTACTGACCTATCTCGGCGCGGCGCTCGCCTTCGTGCACCAGCTCGCGGGGCCCGACGTGGCGGGCGGCATCCTGACGGTGTGGGCGTGGTCGATGCTGCACGCCACGGTGGCGGTGCTGCTCGTCTGGTACCGCGTCGTCGTACCCGTGCGGCAGGCGCTGAAGCACAGCCTGCGCGTCATCGACGTACGGGACGAAGGGCCCGGCGTCGTGTCGGTCGTGATGCAGGGCATCGGGCTCGACGAACTGCGCGCCGAACCAGGACAGTTCTTCCGCTGGCGCTTCCTGCGGCGCAGGCTCTGGCGCACCGCGCTGCCGTTCTCGCTGTCCGCGCCCGTGCGCGACGACACCCTCCGGATCACCGTGAAGGCCCTCGGCGACCACACGCGGCGGATGCGGCGCCTGAAGCCGGGGACGCGGGTGCTCGCCACAGGGCCCTTCGGGGCGCTGACCGCGCACCGGCGTACGCAGCGGAAGGTGCTGCTGCTCGCGGGCGGGGTGGGGATCACCCCGATGCGGGCGCTGTTCGAGACGCTGCCGGGCGGGCCCGGGGACATCACGCTGCTCTACCGGGCGGGCAGCGCGGAGCAGCTCGTCCTGCGGGCGGAGCTGGAGGAGATCGCCAGGAGCAGGGGAGCGGGGCTGCACTATCTGCTCGGGCGCTCCGACGCCTCCTTCGATCCGCTCGCCCCGCAGGCGCTGCGCAATCTGATCCCGGACCTGGCCGAGCACGACGTCTATCTGTGCGGGCCGCCCGCGATGGCTTCATCCGCCACCGCCGCGCTCCTGCGGGCCGGTGTGCCCCAGGAGCGCATCCATGCCGAGTTTTTCACCTTCTGA
- a CDS encoding HAMP domain-containing sensor histidine kinase — translation MRALARRVRAALNALGLRWKIAALLALGCAVVAVAIGVLVHQARLEQVSKTARSGATAQLVRVRQLYELTGQVDTGGEADTDAALDAPNLPASLRAAALDGRRTTYLDMGAADPVVWAARPVGDHVLSVREPLAQQAEEMAEFDRQLMASGAVVVILAALGGAALASRLSRELRTAAATARRISQGDLDARIDHPRPPGGRPGKDEVAELATAVDTMAASLQQRLEAEQRFTADVAHELRTPLTGLHTAAELLPQSRPTELVRDRVLALRTLTEDLLEVARLDAEMERPDLATHPLGTLTEGIVQRSGCPVRFAAVRDPHHPADPGAPGGRGAHDGRDDQGAGRDDTLVRTDARRLERIIANLVANARRHGADPVDVRVAGPVVTVSDHGPGFPEHLLKDGPRRFQTGARERGQGTGLGLTIAFGQAQAIGARVELSNAESGGAVAEVHLPTA, via the coding sequence ATGAGGGCCCTCGCCCGGCGCGTGCGCGCCGCACTCAACGCCCTCGGTCTGCGCTGGAAGATCGCCGCGCTGCTCGCGCTCGGCTGCGCGGTCGTCGCCGTCGCCATCGGCGTACTCGTCCACCAGGCGCGCCTCGAACAGGTCTCCAAGACGGCCAGGTCGGGGGCGACCGCGCAGTTGGTGCGGGTGCGCCAGCTGTACGAGCTGACCGGCCAGGTGGACACCGGTGGCGAGGCCGATACGGACGCCGCTCTCGACGCGCCGAATCTGCCCGCGTCGCTGCGCGCCGCCGCGCTGGACGGGCGGCGGACCACGTACCTCGACATGGGCGCCGCCGACCCCGTCGTGTGGGCGGCACGGCCGGTCGGCGACCATGTGCTGTCGGTGCGCGAACCGTTGGCCCAACAGGCCGAGGAGATGGCGGAGTTCGACCGGCAGCTGATGGCTTCGGGAGCCGTCGTCGTCATCCTCGCGGCGCTCGGCGGCGCCGCGCTGGCCAGCCGTCTCAGCCGCGAACTGCGGACCGCGGCGGCCACCGCGCGCCGGATCAGCCAGGGCGATCTGGACGCCCGTATCGACCATCCGCGACCGCCCGGTGGCCGGCCGGGCAAGGACGAGGTGGCCGAACTCGCCACCGCCGTCGACACGATGGCGGCGTCCCTGCAGCAGCGGCTCGAGGCCGAGCAGCGCTTCACCGCGGACGTCGCCCACGAGCTGCGCACCCCGCTGACCGGTCTGCACACCGCGGCCGAGCTGCTGCCGCAGAGCCGGCCCACGGAACTCGTACGCGACCGAGTCCTCGCCCTGCGCACCCTCACCGAGGATCTGCTCGAAGTGGCGCGCCTTGACGCGGAGATGGAGCGCCCCGACCTGGCCACGCATCCGCTGGGCACGCTGACCGAGGGGATCGTGCAGCGGTCGGGGTGCCCGGTGCGGTTCGCCGCGGTGCGCGACCCGCATCACCCCGCCGACCCGGGCGCCCCGGGCGGCCGGGGCGCCCACGACGGCCGGGACGACCAGGGCGCCGGCCGGGACGACACGCTCGTACGCACCGACGCGCGCCGCCTGGAACGGATCATCGCCAATCTCGTCGCCAATGCCCGCAGGCACGGCGCCGACCCGGTGGACGTACGGGTGGCCGGGCCCGTGGTCACGGTCAGCGACCATGGGCCCGGCTTCCCCGAGCATCTGCTGAAGGACGGCCCCCGGCGCTTCCAGACCGGCGCGCGCGAGCGCGGGCAGGGCACGGGCCTCGGCCTGACGATCGCGTTCGGCCAGGCGCAGGCGATCGGCGCGCGCGTGGAGCTGAGCAACGCGGAGAGCGGTGGCGCGGTGGCGGAGGTACACCTGCCGACGGCGTGA
- the nirB gene encoding nitrite reductase large subunit NirB, whose translation MPTDTPRPRHGAHDNTLVLVGHGMVGQRFLEAIAARGLTDNHRVVVLCEEPRPAYDRAQLTSYFAGRTPDELSLTDPEFIEKHGIELYVGDPAESVDRVAKTVTARSGQTFAYDTLVLATGSFPFVPPVPGKDTTGCFVYRTIEDLLAIEEYAKTYATTGAVVGGGLLGLEAAGALRGLGLATHVVEFAPRLMPVQVDEGGGAALLRTITGMGLTVHTGVGTQEIVGTEGAVSGMKLSDGSELAADLVVFSAGVRPRDQLARDCGLSVGERGGITVDEQCRTSDPAVYAIGECALASDGRVYGLVAPGYEMAETVAAAIATEESSFTGADLSTKLKLLGVDVASFGDAHGATPDCLDVVYSDSRSGTYKKLVIGAGGELLGGVLVGDAEAYGVLRPLTGSVPPVSPEQLVLPAGAGAPVAIGPSSLPDSAVICSCHNVTKGAIRGAVTEHSCTTVPEVKKCTKAGTGCGSCVKVLGQLVNDELEASGVEVDKGLCGCFAQTRQELYEIVHTLGITSYRQLLDSHGRESARGTEGCETCKPTVGSIIASLAPTIGADGYVLEGEQASLQDTNDHFLANLQKNGSYSVVPRIPGGEITPEKLIVIGEVAKDFGLYTKITGGQRIDMFGARVEQLPLIWTRLVDAGFESGHAYGKSLRTVKSCVGQTWCRYGVQDSVRMAIDLELRYRGLRSPHKLKSAVSGCARECAEAQSKDFGVIATSSGWNLYVGGNGGATPRHADLLAQDLSDAELVRLIDRFLMFYIRTADRLERTSTWLERIEGGLDHVRDVVVHDSLGLCDELEALMADHVAHYRDEWSETINDPERLARFVSFVNAPDVPDPTVSFVPERDQIKPDLPLLSIGSRPRDLEGAAS comes from the coding sequence ATGCCCACGGACACCCCAAGACCCCGCCACGGCGCGCACGACAACACCCTCGTCCTTGTCGGGCACGGCATGGTCGGCCAGCGCTTCCTGGAGGCCATCGCCGCCCGCGGCCTCACCGACAACCACCGCGTGGTCGTCCTGTGTGAGGAGCCTCGGCCCGCCTACGACCGCGCCCAGCTCACCTCGTACTTCGCGGGCCGTACGCCCGACGAACTCTCCCTGACCGACCCGGAGTTCATCGAGAAGCACGGCATCGAGCTGTACGTCGGCGACCCCGCCGAGAGTGTCGACCGCGTCGCGAAGACCGTCACCGCGCGCTCGGGGCAGACCTTCGCCTACGACACCCTCGTCCTCGCGACCGGCTCCTTCCCCTTCGTGCCGCCGGTGCCGGGCAAGGACACCACGGGCTGCTTCGTCTACCGCACCATCGAGGACCTGCTCGCCATCGAGGAGTACGCGAAGACGTACGCCACGACCGGCGCAGTGGTGGGAGGCGGACTGCTCGGACTGGAGGCGGCCGGCGCGTTGCGCGGGCTCGGACTCGCCACGCACGTGGTCGAGTTCGCGCCGCGGCTGATGCCCGTACAGGTCGACGAGGGCGGTGGCGCCGCGCTCCTGCGCACCATCACCGGGATGGGCCTGACCGTGCACACGGGCGTCGGCACGCAGGAGATCGTCGGCACTGAGGGTGCCGTCAGCGGCATGAAGCTGTCGGACGGCAGCGAACTCGCCGCCGATCTGGTCGTGTTCTCCGCCGGTGTCCGGCCCCGCGACCAACTCGCACGCGACTGCGGCCTTTCCGTGGGCGAGCGCGGCGGCATCACCGTCGACGAGCAGTGCCGCACCAGCGACCCGGCCGTGTACGCGATCGGCGAATGTGCCCTGGCGTCGGACGGCCGGGTCTACGGTCTGGTCGCGCCGGGCTATGAAATGGCCGAGACCGTTGCCGCCGCGATCGCCACGGAGGAGTCGAGTTTCACCGGCGCCGATCTGTCCACCAAGCTGAAGCTCCTCGGTGTGGATGTCGCCTCCTTCGGTGACGCGCACGGCGCGACCCCGGACTGCCTGGACGTCGTCTACTCCGACTCGCGCTCGGGCACGTACAAGAAGCTGGTCATCGGCGCGGGCGGCGAGCTGCTCGGCGGTGTCCTGGTCGGTGACGCGGAGGCGTACGGCGTGCTGCGGCCGCTGACCGGGAGCGTGCCGCCGGTCTCGCCGGAGCAGCTGGTCCTTCCCGCGGGCGCGGGCGCACCGGTGGCGATCGGACCGTCCTCGCTGCCGGACTCGGCGGTCATCTGCTCCTGCCACAACGTCACCAAGGGCGCGATCCGTGGCGCCGTCACCGAACACAGCTGCACCACCGTGCCCGAGGTCAAGAAGTGCACCAAGGCCGGTACGGGCTGCGGCAGTTGTGTGAAGGTGCTCGGCCAGCTGGTCAACGACGAGCTGGAGGCGTCGGGCGTCGAGGTCGACAAGGGTCTGTGCGGCTGCTTCGCCCAGACCCGCCAGGAGCTGTACGAGATCGTCCACACCCTGGGGATCACCTCCTACCGCCAACTCCTGGACTCCCACGGCCGCGAGTCCGCCCGTGGCACGGAGGGGTGCGAGACCTGCAAGCCGACGGTCGGCTCGATCATCGCCTCGCTCGCCCCGACGATCGGCGCCGACGGCTACGTACTGGAAGGCGAGCAGGCGTCCCTCCAGGACACGAACGACCACTTCCTCGCCAACCTCCAGAAGAACGGCTCCTATTCGGTCGTGCCGCGCATCCCCGGCGGCGAGATCACCCCGGAGAAGCTGATCGTGATCGGCGAGGTGGCCAAGGACTTCGGTCTCTACACGAAGATCACCGGCGGCCAGCGCATCGACATGTTCGGCGCGCGGGTCGAGCAACTACCGTTGATCTGGACGCGGTTGGTGGACGCCGGCTTCGAGTCGGGGCACGCGTACGGGAAGTCGCTGCGGACGGTGAAGTCGTGCGTCGGGCAGACCTGGTGCCGTTACGGCGTGCAGGACTCGGTCCGGATGGCGATCGACCTGGAGCTGCGCTACCGCGGCCTGCGCTCCCCGCACAAGCTGAAGTCGGCCGTCTCGGGATGCGCCCGGGAGTGCGCGGAGGCCCAGTCCAAGGACTTCGGCGTGATCGCCACGTCGAGCGGCTGGAACCTGTACGTGGGCGGCAACGGCGGCGCGACGCCGCGCCACGCCGACCTGCTCGCGCAGGATCTGTCCGACGCCGAACTGGTGCGCCTCATCGACCGGTTCCTGATGTTCTACATCCGCACGGCGGACCGTCTGGAGCGCACATCGACCTGGCTGGAGCGGATCGAGGGCGGCCTCGACCACGTACGGGACGTGGTCGTCCATGACTCGCTCGGCCTCTGCGACGAGTTGGAGGCCCTGATGGCCGACCATGTCGCGCACTACCGCGACGAGTGGTCCGAGACCATCAACGATCCCGAGCGCCTTGCGAGGTTCGTGTCCTTCGTGAACGCGCCGGACGTCCCGGATCCGACCGTGAGCTTCGTCCCCGAACGGGACCAGATCAAGCCCGACCTGCCGCTGCTGTCCATCGGCTCCCGCCCTCGCGACCTGGAAGGTGCCGCATCCTGA
- a CDS encoding NAD(P)H-dependent oxidoreductase → MTQNTSAAAPTSSTTPTTLDTPDTPDTPATPLRVAVIVGSNREGRFGPIVADWLLARIGERTDFEVDVIDLADSHLPTALSFNPSPETLAELGKVTPKLAAADAFVVLTPEYNHSYPASLKSLIDWHNAEWQAKPLAFVSYGGLSGGLRAVEHLRPVFAELHTMTIRDTVSFHNAGALFADDGTHKDPTAANAAAKSMLDQLHWWAWALRNAKESRPYGS, encoded by the coding sequence ATGACCCAGAACACGAGTGCCGCTGCCCCCACGTCCTCCACCACGCCCACCACGCTCGACACCCCCGACACCCCCGACACCCCCGCCACGCCCCTTCGCGTCGCCGTCATCGTCGGGAGCAACCGCGAGGGCCGCTTCGGGCCGATCGTCGCCGACTGGCTGCTTGCCCGGATCGGCGAACGCACGGACTTCGAGGTGGACGTCATCGATCTCGCCGACTCCCATCTGCCGACCGCGCTCTCCTTCAACCCGTCCCCCGAGACGCTCGCCGAACTCGGCAAGGTCACCCCGAAGCTGGCCGCCGCCGACGCCTTCGTCGTACTGACCCCCGAGTACAACCACTCCTACCCCGCGTCCCTCAAGAGCCTCATCGACTGGCACAACGCCGAATGGCAGGCCAAGCCCCTCGCCTTCGTCTCCTACGGAGGGCTCTCCGGCGGCCTGCGCGCGGTCGAGCACCTGCGCCCGGTCTTCGCCGAACTGCACACCATGACGATTCGCGACACCGTCTCCTTCCACAACGCGGGCGCCCTCTTCGCCGACGACGGCACCCACAAGGACCCGACGGCCGCGAACGCCGCCGCCAAGTCCATGCTCGACCAGCTCCACTGGTGGGCGTGGGCCCTCAGAAACGCGAAGGAGTCCCGGCCGTACGGCAGTTGA
- a CDS encoding class F sortase, whose translation MRRKNPGRHNPGRKPQGRGPLGRKAVNSAIGTVTVLALCSGAWLLRNGTESRPPPQPSAAQAASAYPHSGHTTSADALPPSPPDRIRIPAIRVDAPLMGLGLNQQGSLDVPPPKKTNLAGWYESGTTPGENGTAIVAGHVDNADGPSVFYDLGGLTRGRTIEVERRDGSVAVFTVDANEVYDAENFPDEKVYGAADRPELRVITCGGDYSRKTGYEGNVVVFAHLTGVR comes from the coding sequence ATGCGCAGGAAGAACCCCGGCAGGCACAACCCCGGCAGGAAGCCACAGGGGCGCGGGCCGCTGGGCAGAAAGGCCGTCAACTCCGCCATAGGCACGGTCACCGTCCTGGCCCTGTGCTCCGGGGCATGGCTGCTGCGCAACGGCACCGAGTCCCGTCCACCACCCCAGCCGTCCGCCGCCCAGGCCGCTTCGGCGTATCCGCACTCCGGCCACACCACGTCCGCCGACGCACTGCCCCCGTCCCCGCCCGACCGGATCCGCATCCCCGCGATCCGGGTCGACGCGCCCCTCATGGGGCTCGGCCTCAACCAGCAGGGAAGTCTCGACGTACCGCCGCCGAAGAAGACGAACCTCGCGGGCTGGTACGAGTCCGGGACGACGCCCGGCGAGAACGGCACGGCCATCGTGGCGGGGCACGTCGACAACGCCGACGGGCCCTCCGTCTTCTACGACCTGGGCGGCCTGACCAGGGGCCGCACCATCGAGGTCGAACGCAGGGACGGCAGCGTCGCGGTGTTCACGGTCGACGCGAACGAGGTCTACGACGCGGAGAACTTCCCGGACGAGAAGGTGTACGGGGCGGCGGACCGGCCGGAGCTGCGGGTGATCACGTGCGGCGGCGACTATTCGCGGAAGACCGGCTACGAGGGCAACGTGGTGGTGTTCGCCCACCTGACGGGCGTGCGCTGA
- a CDS encoding aminotransferase class IV family protein, producing the protein MTTPSPLQRLEIDGQAATADRLLWSALGGVGHFTAMQVRGGATRGLGLHLERLDSATRELFGRELDGEHVRELVRHVLRDDIADASVRVHVHAPDGEPSVTVTVRAPGGMPGGAQALRSVPYQRPFPHIKHLGGFGQARHGELARRAGFDDALLTGHDGTVSEGATTNIAFYDGTEIIWPDAPCLTGITMRLLEPRLPATGLPTRRAPVTLANLSSYTAAFITNTRGIAPVRRIDDTEFEVDETLMETLAGLYADVPWDTI; encoded by the coding sequence ATGACAACTCCCTCACCTCTGCAGCGGCTTGAGATCGACGGGCAGGCGGCCACCGCCGACCGGCTGTTGTGGTCCGCGCTCGGTGGCGTCGGGCACTTCACCGCGATGCAGGTCAGGGGTGGCGCGACGCGTGGGCTCGGGCTGCACCTGGAGCGGCTCGACTCGGCCACGCGTGAGCTCTTCGGCCGGGAGCTCGACGGTGAGCACGTCCGCGAACTCGTCCGGCACGTGCTCCGCGACGACATCGCCGACGCGTCCGTACGCGTCCACGTCCACGCACCCGACGGCGAGCCGTCCGTGACGGTCACCGTCCGGGCGCCGGGCGGGATGCCCGGGGGCGCGCAGGCCCTGCGGTCCGTCCCCTACCAGCGGCCCTTCCCGCACATCAAGCACCTGGGCGGCTTCGGGCAGGCCCGCCATGGAGAGCTCGCCCGGCGGGCGGGCTTCGACGACGCGCTGCTCACCGGGCACGACGGAACGGTCAGCGAGGGCGCCACCACGAACATCGCCTTCTACGACGGCACGGAGATCATCTGGCCGGACGCGCCCTGCCTGACCGGCATCACCATGCGACTGCTCGAACCCCGCCTCCCGGCCACCGGACTCCCCACGCGCCGGGCCCCGGTCACCCTCGCGAACCTCTCCTCGTACACGGCAGCCTTCATCACCAACACACGGGGCATCGCGCCGGTGCGGCGGATCGACGACACGGAGTTCGAGGTCGACGAAACACTGATGGAGACGCTGGCGGGGCTCTACGCCGACGTCCCCTGGGACACCATCTGA